A section of the Gottschalkia purinilytica genome encodes:
- the saoC gene encoding Cys-Cys-COOH (seleno)protein SaoC — MKIKKIFILIISLFLIGCSNISANEKKKDVGVKENNKALNYFRKHFPEKEIIKCSEKDINGDKINDLVVIFKDGKKENSMVVVFSENKSYEVTNKVHAPISNQNIQFKDIDNKIPIEIIVSGSKNNKIGYAVFRLEDGKIIDIFGDGMDDCC; from the coding sequence GTGAAAATAAAAAAAATTTTTATTTTGATAATTTCTTTATTTCTTATAGGATGTAGCAATATATCAGCTAATGAAAAGAAAAAAGATGTTGGTGTAAAAGAAAACAATAAAGCTTTAAATTATTTTAGAAAACATTTTCCAGAAAAAGAGATTATTAAATGTTCAGAAAAAGATATAAATGGAGATAAAATTAATGATTTAGTAGTAATTTTTAAAGATGGGAAAAAAGAAAATTCAATGGTTGTAGTATTTAGTGAAAATAAGAGTTATGAGGTTACAAATAAAGTTCATGCTCCAATCTCTAATCAAAATATACAGTTTAAAGATATAGATAATAAGATACCCATAGAGATAATAGTGTCAGGTTCTAAGAATAACAAAATAGGATATGCTGTTTTTAGGTTAGAAGATGGAAAGATAATAGATATATTTGGAGATGGAATGGATGATTGTTGTTAA